In Tribolium castaneum strain GA2 chromosome 4, icTriCast1.1, whole genome shotgun sequence, one DNA window encodes the following:
- the Ccdc58 gene encoding protein MIX23, with product MSLAITECGDFSAFQEAVKNMRKIDDLIISTLNTAIPTDSFHPDGESACKDLHKKLEEGNSQRTNVIKNCITVTANRVKELREKRDTNAEDISLSKALRSEQTKLRMLQVELTVEDLVQQRTAKVFHEKCRKYYKPL from the exons ATGTCTCTTGCCATTACAGAATGTGGAGATTTCAGTGCCTTTCAA gaaGCGGTTAAAAATATGCGGAAAATAGATGATCTCATAATAAGTACGTTAAATACGGCAATACCGACTGATTCTTTTCATCCTGATGGAGAGTCGGCTTGTAAAGACTTGCACAAGAAACTGGAGGAAGGGAATAGTCAGAGAActaatgttataaaaaattgtataactGTGACTGCTAATAGAGTAAAAGAACTGAGGGAAAAACGTGATACTAATGCCGAAGATATTTCATTATCAAAAGCTTTAAGATCAGAACAAACAAAA ttgAGAATGTTACAAGTGGAGCTAACTGTTGAAGATCTGGTCCAACAAAGAACTGCGAAAGTCTTCCATGAAAAATGTAGGAAATATTACAAGCCCCTCTAG
- the Mtl gene encoding ras-related C3 botulinum toxin substrate 1, which yields MSSGRPIKCVVVGDGTVGKTCMLISYTTDSFPGEYVPTVFDNYSAPMVVDGISVSLGLWDTAGQEDYDRLRPLSYPQTDVFLICFSVASPSSFENVTSKWYPEIKHHCPDAPMILVGTKIDLRDDRETLTALADQGLSPIKREQGQKLANKIRAVKYMECSALTQRGLKQVFDEAVRAVLRPEPQKRRQRKCLLM from the exons ATGTCATCGGGTCGCCCCATTAAGTGTGTAGTTGTAGGTGACGGCACTGTAGGTAAAACCTGCATGCTCATATCGTACACCACTGATAGTTTTCCTGGAGAATATGTCCCCACAGT tttcgATAACTATTCCGCCCCAATGGTAGTCGACGGGATTTCGGTTAGTTTAGGTTTGTGGGATACAGCAGGTCAGGAAGATTATGACAGGCTGAGGCCTCTGTCTTATCCCCAAACGGACGTTTTTCTCATTTGCTTTAGTGTAGCGTCGCCGTCGTCGTTCGAAAACGTTACTTCCAAATGGTATCCTGAGATCAAGCATCACTGTCCCGACGCCCCCATGATTCTAGTTGGTACCAAAATAGACTTAAGGGATGATAGGGAGACACTGACCGCTCTCGCGGACCAGGGCTTGAGCCCCATCAAGCGCGAGCAAGGCCAGAAATTGGCCAACAAAATCAGGGCTGTTAAGTATATGGAATGCTCGGCTTTGACGCAAAGGGGGCTCAAGCAGGTGTTTGATGAAGCGGTCAGGGCTGTCCTAAGACCCGAACCGCAGAAAAGGCGACAACGCAAGTGTCTTCTTATGTAA
- the Pi3K59F gene encoding phosphatidylinositol 3-kinase catalytic subunit type 3 — MEELNDKFYYVYSSSISNRIQIKIGTLEGKRQKPEYDTLLSDPILKYSGLCEDGCSDLMVVCQIYDQNQPLALPVSTSYKAFTSRWSWNEWLTLPVQFNDLPRTAQLALTIYDCVGPNKLWPVGGTTISLFSKHGLFRQGMVDLRVFPNREADGNYPTQTPGKAKDQGKEQMQRLTKLTKKHRNGHMTKVDWLDRLTFRELGLINNEEKSCSEYMYLMIEFPTVYIDLIPHYVVYFEQNGEDIHSFRAQSDIVTVPDQEILKENLVERKHHKLARSLRSGHCDKDAKPNAAIRDILNTIVSYPSIKPLTNEEQDHVWKFRFYLSTQKKALTKFLKCVNWTQQNEVRQALSMMRIWAPMDVEDALELLSPNFTHPAVRKYAISRLQQAPDEEILLYLLQLVQALKYEDFKDIQEGYSRISPGREAIMVHEEKEAQLEKKDSKESNSTITNESVMHRSSSYNQADQLASSNVNSVIEVDADQRAASLPENILHNLNVYTDSANTDTLQDHMNEEEEVQDLATFLIQRACKNAKLANYFYWYLLIECEDPEPTMKQNMVIRELYLTVMKTFSQTLAKGNAEMQRKRTNLSLQQKFIDNLVKLVKTVLREGGNRKKKAEKLQQLLADPTVFKFNFGNFEPIPFPLDPDVTIKGIIAEKASLFKSALMPSKLHFITSDNSEYVAIFKHGDDLRQDQLILQMITLMDKLLRKENLDLKLTPYKVLATSTKHGFVQYIDSVSVAEAVNAEGSIHNYFRKYHPQENGPYGIAPEIMDSYVRSCAGYCVITYLLGVGDRHLDNLLVTTCGKLFHIDFGFILGRDPKPLPPPMKLSKEMVEAMGGGNSEHYQEFRKQCYTAFLHLRRHANLMLNLFSLMIDTSVPDIALEPDKAVKKVQEKFRLDLGEEEAVHYIQNLIDASASAVMPAIVEQFHKITQYIRK; from the exons ATGGAAGAACTCAACGATAAATTCTACTACGTGTACAGTTCCTCGATTTCCAACCGCATTCAGATCAAAAT TGGGACTTTGGAAGGCAAACGCCAAAAGCCCGAATACGACACGCTTCTGTCCGACCCTATTTTAAAATACTCGGGTTTGTGTGAGGATGGTTGTTCAGACTTGATGGTGGTGTGCCAAATATACGATCAAAACCAACCGCTCGCTCTTCCTGTGTCAACTTCCTATAAAGCGTTCACATCGCGCTGGAG CTGGAACGAATGGCTCACTTTGCCAGTTCAGTTTAACGACCTTCCGAGAACTGCTCAATTAGCCCTAACGATCTACGATTGTGTGGGGCCCAACAAGCTATGGCCAGTTGGGGGCACCACGATTTCGCTGTTCAGCAAACATGGACTTTTCAGACAG GGCATGGTGGATTTGAGGGTTTTCCCCAATAGGGAGGCCGATGGGAATTACCCAACTCAAACGCCGGGGAAAGCCAAAGACCAAGGGAAGGAACAAATGCAAAGACTGAcgaaattaaccaaaaaacaCAGAAATGGACACATGACTAAA GTGGATTGGCTAGATAGGTTGACTTTTAGGGAGTTAggtttgataaataacgagGAGAAGAGTTGTTCAGAATACATGTACTTAATGATCGAGTTTCCAACTGTTTACATTGATTTAATTCCGCATTATGTCGTGTATTTTGAGCAAAATGGTGAAGATATACATTCGTTTAGGGCCCAGAGTGACATTGTTACGGTCCCCGACCAAGAAATCCTAAAG GAAAACCTCGTCGAACGCAAACACCACAAATTGGCGCGTTCTTTACGCAGCGGCCACTGCGATAAAGACGCCAAACCCAATGCTGCAATCCGCGATATCCTCAACACCATAGTCTCCTACCCTTCCATCAAACCGCTAACGAACGAAGAGCAAGACCATGTATGGAAGTTCCGTTTTTACCTCAGCACCCAGAAAAAAGCCCTAACTAAGTTTCTAAAATGTGTGAATTGGACGCAACAGAACGAAGTGCGACAGGCGCTGTCTATGATGCGGATCTGGGCCCCCATGGACGTGGAAGACGCCCTCGAGCTGCTGTCGCCGAATTTTACGCACCCAGCTGTGCGCAAATACGCCATTTCCAGGCTGCAGCAAGCGCCCGACGAGGAGATTCTGCTGTATTTGCTCCAGTTGGTGCAAGCGCTGAAGTATGAGGATTTTAAGGATATACAAGAGGGGTATTCGAGGATTTCTCCAGGACGGGAGGCGATAATGGTGCATGAGGAGAAGGAGGCGCAGTTGGAGAAGAAAGACAGTAAGGAGAGCAACAGCACGATAACAAATGAGTCGGTTATGCACCGATCATCGAGTTATAACCAAGCCGATCAGCTTGCCTCTTCTAACGTCAACAGTGTGATAGAAGTGGACGCTGATCAACGCGCTGCTAGTTTACCCGAAAATATTTTACACAACCTCAACGTCTACACCGACTCGGCCAACACTGACACGCTACAAGACCACATGAACGAAGAGGAAGAAGTCCAAGATTTGGCCACGTTTTTGATACAAAGGGCGTGCAAAAATGCCAAATTGGCCAATTATTTCTACTGGTATTTGTTGATCGAGTGTGAGGATCCAGAACCGACCATGAAACAAAAC atggTCATAAGAGAGCTGTACCTGACGGTGATGAAAACGTTTTCGCAGACTTTGGCCAAAGGCAACGCCGAGATGCAAAGGAAGCGGACAAATCTGTCGCTGCAGCAAAAATTCATCGATAATTTGGTCAAGTTGGTAAAAACGGTGTTGCGTGAGGGCGGCAATAGGAAGAAAAAGGCCGAGAAATTGCAGCAGTTGTTGGCCGATCCGACTgtgtttaagtttaattttggtaatttcgAGCCGATTCCGTTCCCGCTTGATCCCGATGTCACAATAAAGGGGATAATTGCGGAAAAAGCGAGTTTGTTCAAGTCGGCTTTGATGCCGTCCAAACTGCACTTTATCACGAGTGATAACAGCGAATATGTGGCCATTTTCAAACATGGGGATGATTTGAGGCAAGACCAGTTGATTCTGCAAATGATAACTCTGATGGATAAGTTGTTACGGAAGGAAAACCTCGATTTGAAGCTAACACCGTATAAAGTACTCGCGACTAGTACCAAGCACGGTTTTGTGCAATATATCGATTCTGTGAGTGTGGCAGAGGCTGTGAATGCGGAAG GGAGTATTCATAACTACTTTCGGAAGTACCACCCGCAGGAAAACGGGCCTTACGGCATCGCCCCCGAAATAATGGACAGTTACGTGCGGTCCTGTGCCGGTTATTGCGTCATTACTTACCTACTGGGTGTGGGCGATCGTcatttagataatttattagTGACCACTTGTggtaaattatttcacatcgATTTCGGGTTTATCCTAGGGCGGGACCCTAAACCCTTGCCTCCGCCAATGAAATTGAGTAAAGAAATGGTGGAGGCGATGGGGGGAGGCAATTCTGAGCATTACCAAGAGTTTAGGAAGCAATGCTATACTGCGTTTTTGCACTTGAGGAG gcATGCCAACTTAATGTTGAATCTTTTTTCATTGATGATTGACACGAGTGTGCCAGATATTGCTCTAGAGCCGGATAAGGCGGTCAAAAAGGTGCAAGAGAAGTTTAGGTTGGATTTAGGGGAGGAGGAGGCGGTGCATTATATCCAGAACTTGATTGATGCGTCGGCTTCGGCCGTTATGCCGGCTATTGTAGAACAGTTTCATAAAATCACCCAGTATATAAGGAAGTAA
- the Aldh gene encoding aldehyde dehydrogenase, mitochondrial produces MLRLARSAFGRVQKCNFSAAAVPAPQESPNVMYSGIFINNEWHKSKSGKTFPTVNPTTGEIITEVQQGAKEDIDLAVDAANEAFRFNSPWRTMDASDRGLLLNRLADLMERDAAYLASLETLDNGKPYHVAYPVDIMGSIKVIRYMAGWADKNHGRVIPLDGPFMCYTRHEPVGVCGQIIPWNFPLLMMAWKIGPALSMGNTVVLKPAEQTPLTALYTAQLIKEAGFPPGVFNLVPGFGDAGAALVSNPKVDKIAFTGSTEVGLKIQQMSGVGNLKRTTLELGGKSPNIILADVDIEKAVEQAHFGLFFNQGQVCCAGSRTFIEDKIYDEFVERSVERAKKRTVGNPFDPKTEQGPQIDETQMTKILGLVKEGVNQGAKLLVGGKRVGDKGYFVEPTVFANVEDNHVIAKEEIFGPVQQLMRFKDLDEIIERANNTNYGLAAAVFSKDLDKVNYLVQGIRAGTVWVNTYNILGAQTPFGGFKDSGHGREMGIYGLNQYTEVKSIITSVARKNS; encoded by the exons ATGCTCCGTTTAGCAAGATCAGCCTTTGGCAGGGTCCAGAAATGTAATTTCTCGGCAGCGGCGGTCCCGGCGCCTCAAGAGAGCCCCAATGTGATGTACTCGGGG atttttatcaataacgaATGGCACAAATCGAAATCGGGCAAAACCTTCCCCACCGTGAACCCCACCACCGGTGAAATCATCACCGAGGTGCAGCAAGGGGCCAAGGAAGACATCGACTTGGCTGTTGATGCCGCCAATGAGGCCTTCCGCTTCAACTCCCCCTGGCGCACCATGGACGCCTCCGACCGGGGGCTGCTCCTGAACCGCCTGGCGGACCTGATGGAGCGCGACGCCGCGTACTTGGCG AGTCTCGAAACCTTAGACAACGGTAAACCGTACCATGTGGCCTACCCTGTCGACATCATGGGCAGTATCAAAGTGATAAGGTACATGGCCGGCTGGGCTGACAAAAACCACGGCAGGGTCATACCCCTGGACGGCCCCTTCATGTGCTACACGCGCCACGAGCCCGTCGGAGTCTGCGGGCAAATCATCCCCTGGAACTTCCCCCTGCTGATGATGGCGTGGAAGATCGGCCCTGCCTTGAGCATGGGGAACACGGTGGTGCTCAAGCCCGCCGAGCAAACCCCCCTGACAGCCCTCTACACGGCGCAGTTGATCAAAGAGGCCGGGTTCCCCCCAGGCGTCTTCAATCTAGTGCCCGGGTTCGGCGACGCGGGGGCCGCACTTGTCTCCAACCCCAAAGTCGATAAAATCGCATTTACGGGATCGACCGAAGTGGGGCTGAAAATCCAGCAAATGTCAGGCGTTGGTAACTTGAAACGGACCACCTTGGAATTGGGGGGCAAAAGCCCCAACATTATCCTGGCCGATGTTGATATCGAGAAGGCCGTGGAACAAGCCCACTTCGGGCTGTTCTTCAATCAAG gaCAAGTGTGCTGTGCGGGCTCACGGACCTTCATCGAGGACAAAATCTACGACGAGTTTGTCGAAAGGTCGGTCGAACGGGCGAAAAAGCGCACCGTTGGCAACCCCTTTGACCCCAAAACGGAGCAAGGGCCCCAGATTGATGAAACCCAAATGACGAAAATCCTGGGTTTGGTTAAAGAAGGGGTGAACCAAGGGGCAAAATTGTTGGTTGGGGGTAAGAGAGTTGGGGATAAGGGATATTTCGTTGAACCGACAGTTTTCGCCAATGTTGAGGATAACCACGTGATTGCCAAAGAAGAA atttttggGCCAGTGCAACAATTGATGCGGTTCAAGGACTTGGATGAGATTATAGAACGGGCGAATAATACCAATTATGGGCTTGCGGCAGCTGTTTTCTCGAAAGATTTGGATAAAGTCAATTATCTGGTTCAAGGGATAAGGGCTGGGACTGTCTGGGTCAACACGTACAATATTTTGGGGGCGCAAACGCCGTTTGGAGGGTTCAAGGATTCGGGACATGGGCGTGAGATGGGAATTTATGGCTTGAATCAATACACTGaagttaaaagtattattacaTCGGTTGCACGAAAAAACTCGTAA
- the Srp19 gene encoding signal recognition particle 19 kDa protein, with protein sequence MQASSSAPLLQWSPDKKHSDRERWICIYPAYINSKKTVAQGRRIAKEKCVENPTHQEMRDVLSAAGLQVGVENKLYSRERSKELLYRGRIRIQLKKDDGTPVNKDFPTRESVMLHLCEMIPKLKIRQNKSGGDQVQSNPSSGKGKGKGKGRR encoded by the exons ATGCAGGCGTCAAGCTCGGCCCCCCTTTTGCAATGGAGCCCCGATAAGAAGCACTCGGACCGTGAAAG ATGGATTTGCATATACCCTGCCTACATTAACAGTAAGAAAACGGTGGCACAAGGCCGTCGCATCGCTAAGGAAAAATGTGTGGAAAATCCCACCCACCAAGAAATGCGAGACGTTCTTTCAGCTGCAGGTCTGCAAGTAGGAGTGGAAAACAAACTGTACAGTCGAGAGCGCAGCAAAGAGCTTCTCTACCGAGGTCGAATTCGCATTCAGTTGAAAAAAGATGACGGGACTCCAGTAAACAAAGATTTCCCGACGCGCGAAAGCGTCATGTTACATCTTTGTGAAATGATCCCCAAATTGAAGATCAGACAGAACAAGTCGGGGGGCGATCAAGTCCAGAGCAATCCGAGTTCGGGCAAAGGCAAAGGAAAGGGAAAAGGGCGCCGATAA
- the LOC103313608 gene encoding uncharacterized protein LOC103313608, which produces MPFILNVNLTMYVKSVVLCVAILQFLEQSCSHVLNKNVTEADCENICSTSGGQFEYNSETKLCTCLLPKTVDDTDIELVHKNAHSIGKKLKSVELLNHDSIIIKREVSTTETTESAATTQPPPTTTTPESTTEADQKTDEPELNFSFETVGQQQPQRRVIHRLVTPRRPRQITPDQQRILLQQVRDHLNRLSQVSDARVREMEIEAIRNNLRQLSHTVLIQTPQQRTRMRNVVEEARQRRRMQHRLGASENATVKHENEVDIPLKDLLHGKKRHEIITQDPRFVDE; this is translated from the exons ATGCCATTTATACTAAACGTAAATTTAACAATGTACGTAAAAAGTGTTGTTTTATGTGTTGCAATTCTCCAATTCCTTG aacaAAGTTGCTCTcatgttttaaacaaaaatgtaactgaaGCCGACTGTGAAAACATTTGTTCGACTTCAGGAGGCCAATTTGAATACAATTCTGAAACGAAATTGTGCACTTGTCTCCTACCAAAGACTGTCGATG ACACAGACATTGAACTCGTTCATAAAAACGCACACTCAATcggaaaaaaactaaagtcgGTCGAATTATTAAACCATGATAGCATAATAATAAAACGGGAGGTTTCGACCACCGAAACGACCGAATCAGCTGCCACGACACAACCGCCCCCAACAACCACAACCCCGGAAAGCACCACCGAGGCTGATCAAAAAACCGACGAGCCTGAACTTAATTTCAGCTTTGAGACGGTGGGCCAACAGCAGCCCCAACGCCGTGTGATCCACCGACTTGTGACCCCACGACGCCCCCGCCAGATAACCCCCGACCAACAAAGAATACTTCTGCAACAGGTCCGGGACCACCTCAACCGCCTGAGCCAAGTTTCCGATGCCAGAGTCCGCGAGATGGAGATTGAAGCAATCAGGAACAATCTGCGCCAGTTATCCCACACTGTCTTAATCCAAACGCCTCAACAACGAACCCGCATGCGGAACGTGGTGGAGGAGGCGCGCCAAAGACGCCGCATGCAACACCGACTGGGGGCGTCCGAAAACGCGACCGTGAAACACGAAAACGAGGTGGATATCCCCCTTAAAGACCTCCTCCATGGCAAAAAACGGCACGAGATTATCACGCAAGACCCGAGATTCGTGGATGAATAA